Proteins encoded in a region of the Isoalcanivorax pacificus W11-5 genome:
- a CDS encoding methylthioribulose 1-phosphate dehydratase, with translation MTISSARPWSPARFREAAREIAATGQRIYGNGWSPATSSNYSLRLNADYCAVTVSGRDKGQLTETDVMVVDMANQPASVGKPSAETGLHTQLYRRLPQAQAVLHTHSPASTVLTMHYPHENILRLEGYELLKAFSGITTHESRLDIPVFDNTQDIDALARDVDQAMADGQITHAYLIRGHGVYTWAESMAACYRQLEALEFLFAVEVQRRQLRN, from the coding sequence ATGACGATTTCATCCGCCCGTCCCTGGTCCCCGGCGCGCTTCCGCGAAGCGGCACGCGAAATCGCCGCAACCGGGCAACGCATCTATGGCAACGGCTGGTCACCCGCGACCAGCAGCAATTATTCCCTGCGCCTGAACGCCGACTACTGCGCGGTGACGGTGTCCGGCCGCGACAAGGGCCAGCTCACCGAAACCGATGTGATGGTGGTGGACATGGCCAACCAGCCGGCGTCTGTCGGCAAGCCCTCCGCCGAGACGGGCTTGCATACCCAGCTCTATCGCCGGCTGCCGCAGGCGCAGGCCGTGCTGCATACGCACTCGCCGGCCAGCACCGTATTGACCATGCACTACCCCCATGAAAACATCCTGCGGCTGGAAGGCTATGAACTGCTCAAAGCCTTTTCCGGCATCACCACCCATGAAAGCCGGCTCGATATCCCGGTGTTCGACAATACCCAGGACATCGACGCGCTGGCGCGCGATGTGGACCAGGCCATGGCCGACGGGCAGATCACCCACGCCTACCTGATTCGCGGCCACGGCGTCTACACCTGGGCGGAATCCATGGCCGCCTGCTACCGGCAGCTTGAAGCCCTGGAATTTCTGTTCGCTGTCGAAGTACAGCGACGTCAGTTGAGGAACTGA
- a CDS encoding 1,2-dihydroxy-3-keto-5-methylthiopentene dioxygenase, protein MSSIRVYADQAPQEALQQSNDHATIAGILDQAGVRFERWAASQPVAPGASQDEVISAYRADIDRLINEEGYQTVDVVSLNSDHPDKAALRQKFLDEHRHGEDEVRFFVAGAGLFSLHIGDKVYEVLCEQGDLISVPANTPHWFDMGPNPHFVAIRLFNNPDGWVAHFTGSDIAGRFNRLEN, encoded by the coding sequence ATGAGCAGCATCCGAGTCTACGCCGACCAGGCACCGCAGGAAGCCCTGCAGCAGAGCAATGACCACGCCACCATCGCCGGCATTCTTGACCAGGCCGGCGTGCGCTTCGAGCGCTGGGCAGCCAGCCAGCCGGTCGCACCTGGTGCCAGCCAGGACGAGGTGATCAGCGCTTACCGTGCCGACATCGATCGCCTGATCAACGAAGAGGGCTACCAGACCGTGGACGTGGTCAGCCTCAATTCGGATCACCCGGACAAGGCCGCGCTGCGGCAGAAGTTCCTCGACGAACACCGCCACGGCGAAGACGAAGTACGCTTCTTTGTCGCCGGCGCCGGGCTGTTCAGTCTGCATATCGGTGACAAGGTGTATGAAGTGCTGTGCGAACAGGGTGACCTGATTTCCGTGCCGGCCAACACGCCGCACTGGTTCGACATGGGCCCCAATCCGCACTTCGTCGCCATCCGCCTGTTCAATAATCCGGATGGCTGGGTCGCCCACTTCACCGGCAGCGACATCGCCGGCCGCTTCAACCGTCTGGAAAACTGA
- the mtnC gene encoding acireductone synthase, producing MDTAGPQGHAAEGTQGIIWRAGYERGDYQAHMYPEVAARLRAWRDQGLRLFVYSSGSIAAQKLFFGYSDAGDLTPLFENYFDTTSGHKQDTTSYRRITDAIGLPAHDILFLSDIVAELDAARTAGLHTTLLDRDGLAPESDHPRVTRFDEIVLPA from the coding sequence ATGGATACAGCAGGACCGCAAGGACACGCCGCTGAAGGCACACAGGGGATTATCTGGCGCGCGGGCTATGAGCGCGGGGACTATCAGGCGCACATGTACCCGGAGGTGGCTGCCCGGTTACGCGCCTGGCGTGACCAGGGTCTGCGCCTGTTTGTCTATTCTTCGGGATCGATTGCCGCCCAGAAGCTGTTTTTCGGCTACAGTGACGCTGGCGACCTGACACCGCTGTTCGAGAATTACTTCGACACCACCTCTGGCCACAAGCAGGACACGACAAGCTATCGTCGCATTACCGATGCCATCGGTTTGCCGGCGCACGACATTCTGTTTCTCTCCGATATCGTCGCTGAACTGGACGCCGCCCGCACCGCCGGGCTGCACACCACGCTGCTGGATCGCGATGGCCTGGCGCCGGAAAGTGATCATCCCCGTGTGACGCGTTTCGATGAGATTGTGTTGCCGGCATAG
- a CDS encoding methyltransferase, translated as MSRLHTFPETMLAHARGAVTVRRWPRQRSETLRAWDGADLYLLDLPDTAAAGPALVLNDTCGALALLLPGCVVSGDSWLARAALLANAADNGLTFDEQRWCWPDQPWPAQPARVLVRVPKQLALLEYQLWRLATELPAGTPVALAWMDKHLPGNLLALVRRYLGDIDLLRGQYKAHGLTGRITGAAVPAPPYPGSVAVPGFDWELTVRAGVFAQDQLDVGARFFMQHVPSGVSGRIADLGCGNGVIGLVAAARNPAAQVVFCDESWQALESARENAARYAGSADTAFHLGNGLAGCDGQFDLVLLNPPFHRGHAVDDSMARMLFRQVARRLAPQGELRVIGNRHLGYGGLLKRYFRQVSRVADSDKFSIVSAGGAVER; from the coding sequence ATGAGCCGATTGCACACATTTCCCGAGACAATGCTTGCGCATGCGCGTGGTGCCGTGACGGTGCGTCGCTGGCCGCGCCAGCGCAGCGAAACACTGCGCGCCTGGGACGGCGCGGACCTGTATCTGCTGGACCTGCCGGATACGGCTGCCGCTGGCCCGGCACTGGTGCTCAACGATACCTGCGGGGCACTGGCGTTGCTGCTGCCGGGTTGCGTGGTGTCCGGGGATTCCTGGCTGGCGCGTGCGGCATTGCTGGCCAATGCCGCAGACAACGGCCTGACGTTCGATGAGCAACGCTGGTGCTGGCCGGACCAGCCCTGGCCGGCGCAGCCTGCGCGGGTGCTGGTGCGGGTACCAAAGCAACTGGCGCTGCTGGAGTACCAGCTCTGGCGCCTGGCGACGGAACTGCCGGCCGGCACCCCGGTGGCGCTGGCCTGGATGGACAAGCACCTGCCAGGCAATCTGCTGGCGCTGGTAAGGCGCTACCTCGGCGATATTGATCTGTTGCGCGGCCAGTACAAGGCGCATGGCCTGACCGGGCGGATCACCGGGGCGGCCGTCCCGGCACCGCCTTATCCCGGCAGCGTTGCGGTGCCCGGTTTTGACTGGGAGCTGACGGTACGTGCCGGCGTGTTCGCGCAGGACCAGCTGGACGTCGGCGCCCGCTTTTTCATGCAGCATGTGCCGTCCGGTGTCAGCGGGCGCATCGCCGACCTGGGGTGTGGCAATGGCGTGATCGGGCTGGTGGCGGCGGCGCGCAATCCGGCAGCGCAGGTGGTGTTCTGCGACGAGTCCTGGCAGGCGCTGGAAAGCGCACGTGAAAACGCCGCGCGTTACGCTGGCTCCGCCGATACGGCGTTTCATCTTGGCAACGGGCTGGCCGGATGCGATGGGCAGTTTGATCTGGTGTTGCTGAACCCGCCGTTCCACCGTGGCCATGCCGTGGACGACAGTATGGCAAGGATGCTGTTCAGGCAGGTGGCGCGCCGTCTTGCGCCGCAGGGGGAATTGCGGGTGATCGGCAATCGGCATCTTGGTTATGGCGGGTTGCTGAAGCGTTATTTCCGGCAGGTGTCGCGGGTGGCGGACTCGGACAAGTTCAGCATTGTCAGCGCTGGCGGGGCGGTGGAGCGGTAG
- a CDS encoding TetR/AcrR family transcriptional regulator yields the protein MTVKVARGRPSDPAKQAAIFEAARALFFRAGPQGMTMEAVARDAEVSKVTVYAYYANRDALIQAIIDDVQQSLFSSLHLPLDDTPGVRRSLAAFGMGLLEFLCSEDCLLLYRILSSTVGVPDEVRQMLYRQGPLATIERLAALLQRLDQRRLLSVPDSVVAAEQLIGMWRGALHEALVFQQSGPPSRAELEKRVHEGLDTFIRAFGKPA from the coding sequence ATGACAGTCAAAGTGGCGCGGGGGCGCCCTAGCGATCCAGCAAAGCAGGCCGCAATCTTCGAGGCGGCACGCGCGTTGTTTTTTCGTGCCGGGCCACAGGGCATGACGATGGAGGCGGTAGCGCGTGACGCGGAGGTTTCGAAAGTCACGGTCTATGCCTATTACGCCAATCGCGATGCGTTGATTCAGGCCATTATTGACGACGTGCAGCAATCGCTGTTCTCGTCCCTGCACTTGCCGCTGGACGACACGCCAGGTGTGCGGCGCTCATTGGCAGCGTTCGGCATGGGCCTGCTGGAGTTTCTGTGCAGTGAAGATTGCTTGCTGCTTTATCGTATTCTCTCCTCCACCGTCGGCGTTCCCGACGAGGTGCGGCAAATGCTGTACCGGCAGGGGCCGCTGGCCACTATCGAGCGGCTTGCTGCGTTGCTGCAACGGCTCGATCAACGGCGGCTGTTAAGCGTCCCGGACAGCGTCGTCGCCGCAGAACAACTCATCGGTATGTGGCGCGGTGCCTTGCACGAGGCGCTTGTCTTCCAGCAGAGCGGACCGCCATCGCGGGCGGAGCTGGAGAAACGCGTGCATGAGGGTCTGGATACGTTTATCCGAGCGTTTGGCAAACCGGCTTGA
- a CDS encoding efflux RND transporter periplasmic adaptor subunit produces MSTFADLRRKGGFKKRRRGFFNTLLGDLMRSSLLRTASHAALMLLPALFVTGCGPTEATVDKPAAAPVKAVVLQLAVLDAWTLSGTVHAHIKSPLAFRVGGQIIARHVTAGEAVTKGQPLLTLDEKDLREQLASAQAQLNSARVEADNAASESKRMQDLAGQRLVSAQVADNTRTIAEAALQRAAAAEAQWQQARNASAYGTLTAPADGVILDLQAQPGQVVTAGQQVALLAHDGPREVEIFVPQERRQTLPEQAQVLLAGSDSEVTATLQEVAGAADAMTRTWRARYRLDDPAPPGADLGSIARIRFSTKVASPGPIYKVPLGALSERGEGARLWVITEDGQVRPHPAQVLGLDTEDAFVLTTLPPETQIVALGTHLLHDGQHVRVVR; encoded by the coding sequence GTGTCCACCTTTGCGGACCTGCGCCGCAAAGGTGGCTTCAAAAAGCGTCGAAGAGGCTTTTTCAACACCCTGCTAGGAGACCTCATGCGATCCTCCCTCTTGCGCACGGCGAGCCATGCCGCCCTGATGTTGCTGCCTGCCTTGTTCGTGACAGGCTGTGGGCCGACAGAAGCTACTGTTGATAAGCCCGCCGCAGCGCCAGTTAAAGCCGTCGTCCTGCAACTGGCCGTGTTGGATGCCTGGACACTTAGCGGTACTGTCCATGCCCATATTAAATCGCCACTGGCGTTTCGGGTCGGCGGCCAAATCATTGCCCGGCATGTCACCGCCGGGGAGGCGGTGACAAAAGGCCAGCCGCTACTGACTCTGGATGAAAAAGATCTGCGTGAGCAATTGGCGTCTGCCCAGGCGCAGCTCAACAGTGCTCGCGTGGAGGCTGACAACGCCGCATCCGAAAGCAAGCGCATGCAGGATCTCGCCGGGCAGCGGCTGGTGTCTGCCCAAGTCGCGGACAACACCAGGACCATTGCCGAAGCGGCCTTGCAGCGCGCCGCAGCCGCCGAAGCACAGTGGCAGCAGGCCCGCAACGCCAGCGCTTATGGCACGCTGACGGCGCCCGCCGATGGCGTCATCCTCGACTTGCAGGCGCAACCCGGCCAGGTGGTAACAGCCGGCCAGCAGGTGGCGCTGCTGGCCCATGACGGGCCGCGTGAAGTTGAGATATTCGTGCCGCAGGAACGGCGCCAGACGTTGCCAGAACAGGCGCAGGTATTACTTGCCGGCAGCGACTCAGAGGTCACCGCCACCTTGCAGGAAGTGGCTGGCGCGGCTGACGCGATGACCCGCACCTGGCGTGCCCGCTATCGTCTCGACGACCCTGCCCCGCCCGGCGCAGATCTGGGCAGTATTGCCCGCATACGCTTCTCGACGAAAGTCGCCTCCCCCGGGCCGATTTACAAAGTGCCACTTGGCGCCCTCTCCGAACGCGGCGAAGGGGCGCGGCTGTGGGTGATCACGGAGGATGGCCAGGTGCGGCCGCACCCGGCTCAGGTGCTGGGGCTGGATACCGAGGACGCCTTTGTCCTCACCACGCTGCCACCGGAAACACAAATCGTAGCGCTGGGCACCCATTTGCTGCATGACGGCCAGCACGTGCGGGTAGTCCGCTGA
- a CDS encoding efflux RND transporter permease subunit, with the protein MAIPNLSALAVRERAVTLFFIILIGLAGLSAFMSLGRAEDPAFTIRVMMVSATWPGATAKEMQEQVAARLEKRIQEVEYFKRVITTARPGRVDMQIEFEDYAPGDMVPQLFYETRKRMQDEAPHMPPGVTGPIVNDDFSDVYFSLYALTAPELPPRLLAREAEVIRDRLARVEGVRKVDLLGERAERIFIEFDNTRIVNLGISMPAVLDAVDAQNQLAAAGYIETQGPRSYLRLTNGPTNPDTLRELPIRVEGRLLHLGDIAEIRRGYEDPPSYLVRASGEDAVLLGVVMGRGENGLDLGARLDDFTEAEKARLPLGLTLHQLTNQADAISEAVNLFQVKFFVAVAVVTLVCFLAIGWRAGIIVAITIPLTLALTFLLMRATDINLDRITLGALIIALGLLVDDAIIAIEMMLVKMEQGWERIEAAAHAWKVAAAPMLFGTLVTVAGFVPIGFAESAVGEFAGNIFWVLAYALLVSWLVAVIFTPYLGVKLLPDIARPHAQHDPYDSPRYVRLRRWIGLCVRRRKTVVFGTLGLLVLAALLMAATVQQQFFPSSDRPEVLVDIYMPEGTAMERTDEVTRRIEALLRDMPGVKTLSAYVGAGAPRFFLALNPEQPNPAFAKIIAVAHDSEQRRAIEAALQARVDAGEFPEARVRVHHLLFGPPVVWPVSFRISGPDLVTLRHIAERVRAVAADTPHVSQAHLEWGERAPVIRLQMDPDRLRLLNLTPRDVAQQFQFELDGLPVTHVREDIRSVEVRARGLPSAQPPSLRDMEIKTMDGRKIPVAQLGEVVIEYEDPVLKGYNREPFIAVNAEIDGAQAINVTHAVWDALHQVRADLPEGYQIEIGGSVESSSEADASIQKMQPIMVALMLIFIMLQMRSFSGTFVVMATAPLGVIGAVLALLLFNQPFGFVALLGLIGLAGILMRNTLILTQQVTDNVNHGMTMLDAVIEAAVRRARPVVLTALAAALAFIPLATDPFWGPLAYVLIGGVLVGTLITLLFVPALYALLFRLPRPSPPQ; encoded by the coding sequence ATGGCGATCCCCAACCTCTCCGCCCTGGCGGTTCGCGAACGTGCGGTAACGCTGTTCTTCATCATTCTGATCGGCCTGGCAGGGCTGAGTGCCTTTATGTCGCTCGGCCGTGCCGAAGACCCGGCATTCACCATCCGGGTGATGATGGTGTCCGCCACCTGGCCCGGCGCCACCGCCAAAGAGATGCAGGAGCAGGTCGCAGCGCGTTTGGAAAAACGCATTCAAGAAGTCGAATACTTCAAACGCGTCATCACCACGGCGCGGCCCGGCCGGGTCGACATGCAGATCGAGTTTGAAGATTACGCGCCCGGCGACATGGTGCCACAGCTGTTTTACGAGACCCGCAAACGCATGCAGGACGAGGCGCCGCACATGCCGCCGGGGGTCACCGGGCCGATCGTCAATGACGATTTTTCCGATGTCTATTTCAGCCTTTATGCGCTGACTGCACCCGAACTGCCACCACGACTGCTGGCGCGGGAGGCGGAGGTGATACGCGACAGGCTGGCGCGTGTTGAGGGCGTGCGCAAGGTCGATCTGCTTGGCGAGCGGGCGGAACGCATCTTCATCGAGTTCGACAATACGCGCATCGTAAACCTTGGCATTTCCATGCCCGCTGTGCTGGATGCCGTGGACGCCCAGAACCAGCTGGCGGCGGCAGGCTATATTGAGACCCAGGGGCCGCGCAGCTATCTCCGCCTTACCAATGGCCCGACCAATCCCGACACCCTGCGAGAGCTGCCGATTCGCGTCGAGGGCCGGCTGCTGCACCTGGGTGATATTGCCGAGATCCGCCGCGGCTACGAAGACCCACCCTCCTACCTGGTCCGCGCCAGTGGCGAGGATGCGGTGTTGCTGGGCGTCGTCATGGGACGCGGCGAGAACGGCCTTGATCTGGGCGCCCGCCTTGACGACTTCACCGAAGCGGAAAAAGCCCGCCTGCCGCTGGGCCTGACATTACACCAGCTCACCAATCAGGCCGACGCCATCAGTGAGGCGGTGAACCTGTTTCAGGTGAAATTCTTTGTTGCCGTGGCCGTGGTGACGCTGGTGTGTTTCCTCGCCATCGGCTGGCGCGCCGGCATTATCGTGGCGATCACCATTCCGCTGACGCTGGCGCTGACGTTTCTGCTGATGCGGGCCACCGACATCAACCTTGACCGGATCACACTCGGCGCGCTGATCATCGCGCTGGGGCTGCTGGTAGATGACGCGATCATCGCCATCGAAATGATGCTGGTCAAAATGGAGCAAGGCTGGGAGCGCATCGAGGCTGCCGCCCATGCCTGGAAAGTGGCTGCCGCACCGATGCTGTTTGGCACTCTCGTCACCGTGGCCGGGTTCGTGCCGATCGGTTTCGCCGAATCGGCAGTCGGCGAGTTTGCCGGCAATATTTTCTGGGTGCTGGCCTATGCCCTGCTGGTATCGTGGCTGGTGGCGGTGATCTTTACCCCCTACCTGGGCGTGAAACTGCTGCCGGACATTGCCCGGCCGCACGCCCAGCATGATCCGTATGATTCACCGCGTTACGTGCGCCTGCGCCGCTGGATAGGCCTGTGCGTGCGGCGGCGCAAGACGGTGGTATTCGGCACCCTCGGGCTGCTGGTGCTGGCTGCGCTGTTGATGGCCGCGACGGTGCAGCAGCAATTCTTCCCAAGCTCTGACCGCCCGGAGGTGCTGGTAGACATCTATATGCCCGAAGGCACCGCCATGGAACGCACTGACGAGGTGACCCGGCGCATTGAGGCGCTGCTGCGCGATATGCCCGGCGTGAAAACCCTGTCGGCCTATGTCGGCGCCGGTGCGCCACGCTTCTTTCTTGCGCTGAATCCAGAGCAACCTAATCCTGCGTTCGCCAAGATCATTGCCGTGGCCCATGACAGCGAGCAGCGCCGTGCCATCGAAGCGGCGCTTCAAGCGCGCGTGGATGCCGGCGAGTTTCCCGAAGCCCGCGTGCGCGTTCACCATTTGCTGTTCGGCCCACCTGTGGTGTGGCCGGTGTCGTTCCGCATCAGCGGCCCCGACCTTGTCACGCTGCGCCATATTGCCGAACGGGTACGCGCGGTCGCGGCGGATACACCGCATGTGTCGCAAGCACACCTGGAGTGGGGAGAGCGCGCCCCGGTGATTCGCTTGCAAATGGACCCGGATCGCCTGCGCCTGCTGAACCTCACGCCGCGCGACGTCGCCCAGCAATTCCAGTTCGAGCTGGACGGGCTGCCGGTCACCCATGTGCGCGAGGACATCCGCAGCGTCGAAGTGCGCGCACGCGGCCTGCCCAGCGCACAGCCGCCGTCGCTGCGTGATATGGAAATCAAGACTATGGATGGCCGCAAAATCCCAGTGGCGCAGCTTGGGGAAGTCGTTATCGAGTACGAGGATCCGGTGCTCAAAGGCTACAACCGGGAACCCTTTATCGCGGTGAACGCAGAGATTGACGGCGCGCAGGCAATCAATGTTACCCATGCGGTGTGGGATGCCCTGCACCAGGTGCGGGCAGATTTGCCGGAGGGGTATCAGATCGAGATCGGCGGCTCGGTGGAGTCCTCCAGCGAAGCCGATGCGTCAATCCAGAAGATGCAGCCGATCATGGTGGCGCTGATGCTGATCTTCATCATGCTGCAAATGCGGTCTTTCTCCGGCACTTTCGTCGTCATGGCCACGGCACCGCTGGGCGTAATTGGCGCGGTGCTGGCGCTGCTGTTGTTCAATCAGCCGTTCGGCTTTGTGGCCTTGCTGGGCCTGATTGGTCTGGCCGGTATCCTGATGCGCAACACACTGATCCTCACCCAGCAAGTGACCGACAACGTCAATCATGGCATGACCATGCTGGATGCGGTGATCGAAGCGGCGGTACGGCGCGCGCGCCCGGTGGTGCTCACTGCGCTTGCCGCTGCGCTGGCGTTCATTCCGCTGGCCACTGATCCCTTTTGGGGGCCGCTGGCTTATGTGCTGATTGGCGGCGTGTTGGTAGGCACGTTGATTACGCTGCTGTTTGTGCCGGCGTTGTATGCGCTGCTGTTCCGCCTGCCCAGGCCGTCGCCGCCGCAATAG
- the thpR gene encoding RNA 2',3'-cyclic phosphodiesterase, with protein MRCFLGLPVTGTLRRQLQGWCGAGATASMRWEMADDWHLTLVFLGHTDSATLDLLAPAVGGICVQSAAIHQPLAGPAPFPHSNSPILALEGEAVAALLTLHERLQQACTEAGLTLARQEQRFRPHVTLTRARTRGTPLPPPAPLQLDANEVVLYSSERPDGEGRRYRPVARWPLAGQR; from the coding sequence ATGCGCTGTTTCCTGGGATTGCCGGTTACCGGCACACTGCGTCGCCAGTTGCAGGGCTGGTGTGGCGCTGGTGCGACGGCCTCAATGCGCTGGGAAATGGCGGATGACTGGCACCTGACGCTGGTGTTTCTCGGGCACACCGACAGCGCCACACTGGACCTGCTGGCGCCCGCTGTGGGTGGTATCTGCGTGCAGTCGGCTGCTATTCATCAGCCACTGGCCGGCCCGGCGCCATTTCCGCACAGCAACAGCCCGATTCTGGCACTGGAAGGCGAGGCCGTGGCTGCGTTGCTCACTTTGCATGAACGGCTGCAACAGGCCTGCACCGAGGCGGGATTGACGCTGGCAAGACAAGAACAGCGTTTTCGCCCCCATGTGACTCTGACCCGGGCGCGTACCCGTGGTACGCCGCTGCCGCCGCCAGCACCGCTACAACTCGACGCTAACGAGGTGGTGCTGTATTCCAGCGAAAGGCCGGATGGTGAGGGGCGGCGTTATCGGCCAGTGGCGCGCTGGCCACTGGCCGGCCAGCGGTAG
- the rimO gene encoding 30S ribosomal protein S12 methylthiotransferase RimO — protein MPGKVGFVSLGCPKALVDSERILTQLRTEGYDVVPTFQDADVVVVNTCGFIDAAKAESLEAIGEALNENGKVIVTGCLGVQEDDIRQVHPQVLAVTGPQQYEQVVNAVHEVVPPKAEHNPFVDLVPPQGIKLTPRHYAYLKISEGCNHKCSFCIIPSMRGKLASRPVGEVLDEAQRLVRAGVQELLVISQDTSAYGVDLKYQTGFWDGMPVKTRMLEMCQALGSMGVWVRLHYVYPYPHVDEVIPLMAAGKILPYLDIPFQHASPRILSLMKRPAHAENTLERIRRWREICPDLTIRSTFIVGFPGETDEDFELLLDWLEEAELDRVGCFTYSAVEGAPANELPDPVPEEVAAERLERFMNVQARISARRLARKVGRDIEVLIDEVDDEGAIGRSQADAPEIDGLVYLNGETDLKPGQRVWARVEHSDEHDLWASLVDKN, from the coding sequence ATGCCTGGTAAGGTCGGTTTTGTAAGCCTCGGTTGCCCGAAGGCATTGGTCGATTCAGAACGCATTCTCACCCAGTTGCGCACCGAGGGCTATGACGTGGTCCCGACCTTTCAGGACGCCGACGTCGTGGTGGTCAATACCTGTGGTTTTATCGACGCGGCCAAGGCCGAATCACTGGAAGCCATCGGCGAAGCGCTGAACGAAAACGGCAAAGTGATCGTCACCGGCTGCCTGGGCGTGCAGGAAGACGATATCCGTCAGGTGCACCCACAGGTGCTGGCCGTCACCGGGCCTCAGCAATACGAACAGGTAGTCAATGCAGTACACGAGGTTGTGCCGCCGAAAGCCGAGCACAATCCGTTCGTGGATCTGGTGCCACCGCAGGGCATCAAGCTCACCCCGCGTCATTACGCTTACCTGAAGATTTCCGAAGGCTGCAACCACAAGTGCAGCTTCTGCATCATTCCCAGCATGCGCGGCAAACTGGCCAGCCGGCCGGTCGGCGAGGTGCTCGACGAAGCGCAGCGGCTGGTGCGCGCCGGCGTGCAGGAACTGCTGGTCATTTCACAGGATACCAGCGCCTACGGCGTGGACCTGAAATACCAGACCGGCTTCTGGGACGGCATGCCGGTGAAGACCCGCATGCTGGAAATGTGCCAGGCGCTGGGCAGCATGGGCGTCTGGGTGCGGCTGCACTATGTGTACCCGTATCCGCACGTGGACGAGGTTATTCCACTGATGGCCGCCGGCAAAATCCTGCCCTATCTGGATATTCCCTTCCAGCATGCCAGCCCGCGCATCCTGTCGCTGATGAAGCGGCCGGCGCATGCGGAAAACACGCTGGAGCGTATCCGCCGCTGGCGCGAAATCTGCCCGGACCTGACCATTCGCAGCACCTTTATTGTCGGTTTTCCCGGTGAAACCGACGAGGATTTCGAATTGCTGCTGGACTGGCTGGAAGAGGCGGAACTCGATCGCGTCGGCTGCTTCACCTACTCTGCGGTGGAGGGCGCCCCCGCCAATGAGCTGCCGGACCCGGTGCCGGAAGAGGTTGCCGCCGAACGCCTTGAGCGGTTCATGAATGTTCAGGCGCGGATCAGCGCGCGCCGGCTGGCACGCAAGGTCGGCCGTGATATCGAGGTATTGATCGACGAAGTCGATGACGAGGGCGCCATCGGCCGATCCCAGGCCGACGCCCCGGAAATCGACGGGCTGGTGTACCTCAACGGCGAGACGGATCTCAAACCGGGCCAGCGCGTATGGGCCCGGGTGGAGCACAGTGACGAGCACGATCTCTGGGCAAGCCTCGTCGACAAAAACTGA
- a CDS encoding DMT family transporter, which produces MQNQVGRGALLLIFSELLLAVMAAMVKHVSQDLPPEVVTFFRNLLGLAVLLPFLLQRGGLHAMATRRLGGHLIRAVAGLAAMYCYFYTIAHIPLAEAVLVKMTTPFLMPLIAWLWLGDRIGARTLLAIMLGFVGVSFVLRPVPGHFDPVHLVALAGAALMSVAMVGIRSISDTEPPRRTVFWFGVFSSLISAVPLLWVRPLPGPEHWPWLVAIGVVATAAQITMTTAYKLASPGRIGIYNYTSVVWAALLGLVFWAEALHWSTLVGTALIFAAGVWNLERKGRVSAAHDVPVVSSQTAPDKSSGTRLS; this is translated from the coding sequence ATGCAAAACCAGGTAGGGCGTGGTGCACTACTGCTGATATTCAGCGAACTGCTGCTGGCGGTCATGGCGGCAATGGTCAAGCACGTCAGCCAGGATCTGCCACCGGAAGTCGTGACTTTTTTTCGCAACCTGCTCGGGCTGGCCGTGCTGTTGCCGTTCCTGCTGCAGCGCGGCGGCCTGCACGCCATGGCCACCCGTCGTCTTGGCGGCCACCTGATCCGCGCCGTGGCAGGCCTGGCCGCGATGTACTGCTACTTTTACACCATCGCGCATATTCCGCTGGCAGAAGCCGTGCTGGTGAAAATGACCACGCCGTTTCTGATGCCGCTGATTGCCTGGCTATGGCTCGGTGACCGTATCGGCGCGCGCACCCTGCTCGCCATCATGCTCGGCTTTGTCGGTGTCAGCTTTGTGTTGCGGCCGGTGCCCGGCCACTTCGACCCGGTGCACCTGGTGGCGCTGGCCGGCGCGGCGCTGATGAGCGTGGCCATGGTCGGTATCCGCAGTATTTCCGACACCGAACCGCCGCGCCGCACGGTGTTCTGGTTCGGCGTGTTCAGTTCGCTCATTTCCGCCGTGCCACTGCTCTGGGTACGTCCCCTGCCCGGCCCGGAACACTGGCCCTGGCTGGTCGCCATCGGCGTGGTGGCCACAGCAGCGCAGATCACCATGACCACCGCCTACAAGCTGGCCAGCCCCGGCCGGATCGGGATTTACAACTACACCTCCGTGGTGTGGGCGGCGTTGCTCGGGCTGGTGTTCTGGGCCGAGGCGCTGCACTGGAGCACGCTGGTGGGTACTGCGCTGATCTTCGCCGCCGGCGTCTGGAACCTGGAACGCAAAGGCCGTGTCAGTGCTGCACACGACGTTCCGGTGGTGTCCAGTCAAACGGCACCTGATAAGTCATCAGGAACCCGCCTATCGTGA